A window of Microbacterium lushaniae genomic DNA:
GCGGCAGCGCGATGACCGTGCTCACGCAGTCGATGGAGCCGCGGCTCCCCCCGGGCACACTCGTGGTCATCCGGCCCACCGACCCGGACGAGATCAGAGTCGGCGACGTCATCACGTACCAGATCCGCTCGGGTGAGGCCGCCGTCGTCAGCCACCGAGTGGTGTCCAAGACGTATGAGAACGGCGAGCTGACCTTCATCACGAAGGGTGACAACAACCCCGACAACGATCCCGAGCCGGTGCAGGCCGTGCAGATCCGCGGGACGCTCTGGTACAGCCTGCCACTGCTCGGCTGGGTCAACAGCGTCCTCAACGGCCCCAATCGCGTGATCGTCCTCGCCGTCGTCGCGGGCGGACTGTTCCTCTACGCCGCCGGTGTGTTCTTCTCCTGCGCGCGCGGGCGGCGGCGCCGGGCCGGCGCGGAGCCCGCAGAAGAAGACGCGGCGACGACGAGCTGACCCGGGCAGCGGATGGCGCGTGAGACCGGCCGCGCCGCATCCGTCAAGCCCCCGTGACGCCTTCGGGGCCTCGGCCTAGCATCGAACGCATGTCCGAATCGAACGACTCCGCAACGAACGATGACCGCGAGATGCTGGGGGCGACGGGAAATCCCGACAACTCCGCCGAGAAGGACCCGTCGACCTGGGTCACGGGCGACGAACCCATGACCGCACCTCAGCGCAGCTACCTCGACACCCTCGCGCGGGAGGCGGGCGAGGAGATCCCCGCCGACATCACGAAGGCCGAGGCCTCCGAGCAGATCGATCGTCTGCAGAACAAGACCGGTCGCGGCACGGAGTGAGCGCAGCCGCCTCGGTCGATGCCGAGCGGATCGACGCCGGCCTGGTGCGGGAGCTGCTGGCCGAGCAGTTCCCGCACTGGGCGGGTCTGCCGGTGCGCGCGGTGGCCGCGGGAGGCAACGACCACCGCATGTTCCGCCTCGGCGACGACTTGAGCGTGCGGCTTCCCAGCGCCCCCGGCTACGTGGCGCAGGTGGAGAAGGAGCAGACCTGGCTGCCGCACCTGGCCGCCGCCGTGCCCCTGCCGATCCCGCGTGTGCACGGCCGTGGTCGCCCCAGCCCTCGCTTTGCCGCGCCCTGGTCGGTGTACGGGTGGATTCCGGGGGCCCCCGCCGCCCACACGCCGATCGGCGACCTCGAACGGTTCGCCGCCGACCTCGCCGCCTTCCTCGTTGCCCTGCGCGCGGCCGAG
This region includes:
- a CDS encoding signal peptidase I — encoded protein: MTHTADSDLRPTRRSQRAAAREEARRHSLLHYLAVSISAAILALMLAVAAAVIGLPALAGGSAMTVLTQSMEPRLPPGTLVVIRPTDPDEIRVGDVITYQIRSGEAAVVSHRVVSKTYENGELTFITKGDNNPDNDPEPVQAVQIRGTLWYSLPLLGWVNSVLNGPNRVIVLAVVAGGLFLYAAGVFFSCARGRRRRAGAEPAEEDAATTS
- a CDS encoding DUF3072 domain-containing protein, with protein sequence MSESNDSATNDDREMLGATGNPDNSAEKDPSTWVTGDEPMTAPQRSYLDTLAREAGEEIPADITKAEASEQIDRLQNKTGRGTE